The window AGAAAATACGTACTCTGTGAAATTAACTATTACATTTTCTGCTCCCTCGtcttaaaatactgttaaatttcagttaaaaatgacaatatttcaGACGATATATATTGCACTCCCCTACATCACTGTGTGTTAGATTTTCATAACACTGGCTAAACGTATGCAAAGGCGTAACTTATTCTAGCTATAGTATTGTTGCCACCGCGGCCATGAAAGTTGATATTCAAAATAATCCTAAGGAGCATAACATTttggtcacacacacattaggtATTCTCTCTGGCAAAAAACTTGACCTTATTGTTTTGCCCTAGATTGATTTCATGAAAACCTTTGATAGGTAATGAAAGCATAAACAGAGGAAATTGCCTACATCTGTGTGCAATTAAAGTAACAGTCTATGTACTTCCTGTAATATGTGACAAAGTTACAATAAAAAAGctcattaaaatatcaaaatgaacgTTAATGTTCTACTTTTTAACTTGGCAATGTATGTTTACTAACACTAATATTGTCCAGGCTACGGCTTTCATctagttttaaatatgaagtatgaaaaaagaaaagaaaagaagttgACTTAAATCTCAGGGGTCTCTGTTcaacattattataacattatttctGAACTTGACAGGTGATCGTTGACGCACCTCATGCTCCTTTTCTTGCAGGACCAGGACAATGTCTCCAGGTTCTAATCCAGGTGCTTGGTCTGCCTCCCCGCCGAAGGTGATCTTCTGTCCGTGCTTCATACCTTTATCCACATGCACTTCCAGAATCTTCACCTCTTTAACCACCTTCTTGCCCTCACATTTTTTGCAGCGGTCCTTCTCACTGATCACCTCACCTGAACCATCAAGAAACCATTAGCAAACCTTCCCTCCACGCAAACCCCACAACTGTCAAAGTACATTCAAACGGAAGGCCTTACCTTCACCATTACAATCAGTGCACACCGACTGCATCTGTTGGACCATGCCAGGAGCCAGCTGTCTGATCATAATGCGCATACCACGCCCCCTGCAGGCTGTGCACTTCTGGACCGCTCCAGACTTCCCGCCTTGACTGCAGAGACGGAAACAGCTTCAACCTCACCAATACTTGAACACAGGAGAAGTTTCAAACTCTTCAAAAACCTTTGTGGTCCGTTTAGCTCAGACTGGCTTAATAATCCAGAAATTTGCAAGACTCATAAAACACAGGACTGTATTGAAGCGTTTGGGTGTGGTGGGACAAAAAGAAACCAAGGATGCTCATTGCAGAGCATTTTCCTCAAATTGTAACGACAACACCCAAAGAGTGACAGAAGACTTACTCACCCATTACAAGTGCTACACAGAACATTCTTGCTTAGCTGTAATTTGGTTGTTTTTCCATTGTACAAGTCTTCAAGAGACACCctacaaggaaaaaaaaaagtgagagtaAGCTCTTCTGGAATATTCCAGAAAATGATGATGCAACACCAAATGAAACCATAATGATATTTAAAGCTTCTTAAGAAGTTGGTATGTGTGTGCTTGGCAACAGTGAGGGATGAGGAAACAAGAGAGGTCAACGTGACCGTGAAAGGACAGCAGAGACCACCATTTCTACGCATTTAGGAGCCTTGACTTACTTTAGGGGGTGCACCATATCTTCCCCTCTCCGCCGCCCTCCATTCCTGCTCCGACCCTGTCCTCCCATGAAGCCGAAGAGACCGCCGCCAAAGATATGGGAAAAGATGTCATCcattcctcctcctccacagCCACCTTCTCGCAGACCCTGTTCCCCATAACGGTCGTACAAGTCCCTCTTCTCTGGGTTAGTTAGTACTTCATATGCGAAGCTAATCTCTTTGAACTGAAAAGGGGACAAAAGatagattaaatatttgaataaaaggcATTAAGCCAACGTAATCTCCTTTAATCTATCTTAAATGGattgttcacctaaaaatgaaaattgcaatttactcatcctcacgTTGTTCcagataatacatttaaaaaaaaaaaaacaaaaaacattcatctttgaaatcacaaaaaacattttaataaaacctgaaaGTGCCCAGCCCACCAAAATTGACACTCTTCATAAAGTTCATAAAGGCATAACGTTTGAATGTCTGTTTATCATTTAACATACTCCGTGTAAACGTGCctattaatatttacttgtgaataaaatcctaaaattattttttacacacaGCGATTATgtctcttcaaaataaaaaggagTTAAACAGCTTGATTCATATGGATTGCTTTTGCAAAccaattttgaaaatgtccGTCCTGGTggaattgattaaaaaaaaaaaaaaaaaaagacaactttcaggtttctttaaaaatattttaacgaGTTTCAAAagacagcagaaaaaaatggcTTGGAAGGCAAGCAAACGAGTACTAATATGACAACTAATACTTTAAGAGCATAATATTcacaaaatgttacataatttaACGCACGTGTACAAAATGATTACTCATACCACAACatacttatttcatttaattacacatCTTATTTGAATATGCTTTacacttaaagaaaaaaaaaatcttactttgTCTCCAGCATTTGGGTTTTTGTCAGGGTGATATTCCTTTGCTAATTTCCGATAAGCCTGAAACATACAGGTCTTTGGTTAGTTTCACTTCAGAAAGCATCCAACACAGATTCCGCTTCAACTATCGTTTTAACAAAAAGAGAATATGCGATAAAGCGAAACGAGTTACACCTGTCTGAATTATTCCAGCAAGCGTCCCTCGAGGTTTTAACTTATGACTCGAGAAGGACTCTTAGGAGTTTGTTTGTGCGTCACATTCACATGAAGCCAAGAACAACGCGACTAGTCGTAACGCAAAACACCACAAGCTAGCTAGCACCGCTGTCGCTAGTCACTGAACAGGTAGTTTTCCGTCAGTTTGAAGACTCGTCAGACAGAGACTAGTTGTGTTTTGCGCCGGAGCAGAAACCTCTCTGCGCTCAACGCGTAGCATCGCTAAACGGGATTgagaaacaaaaggaaaaacgCACACGGGTCCGTCACACGCGCGAGTTTGGTTTCGGTTGGTTTTAAATTCGTCGTTCGCGTGACCTCGCTGGTATTATGACACACATGTAAAGGGAAAAGCCCGGCGTCAAGGCCTACACACCGGCCACACGGCGAGCCGATGCTAACTGTTTTCAGCCGCGAAGCACACAGGAAGATGCATTTATACGATGACCGCGTTTCACGTTCAAGTCCAAGTCACAAGTCAAACGCGTAAAGAGGATAAGAGGATATGCCAGGAGACGGCGCGTACGCCTGGCCGAATCCCACAACAACACTTCACCTCGTCGCTTCTGTCCGGCGATCTGGTAACTATAGTCACTAGGCCAAACTCAGCAGCTTTAGCTCAGTGCTAatcctcctctctcttcctGATTCACCGATAAAAATCGGTCGATTCGCTCCCGTAAAACGGCGCTAAAGAGCAGCGAAATACGGGCGAAGACGCGCGTTAGCCCACCTTTTTCAGCTCGTTTTCGGAGGCCGAGGGGGACACCCCGAGAATGTCGTATAGTTTGCTATCGGCGACGTTGGACATGGCTGTGCGGAGTGAAGGACTGTCTGCGGGAAGCGGAGAGCTGAAGAGAGACACCGGCCGGAAGCGTCAACTTTAACCTCGCCTCACGCGCCTCCTCTCATACAGCGCGAGCACATGTCATCGTGAGGCAGTTATCACTCACTTCTTCTCTTTAACGTTCAGCAAATAACGCAATAAAAGGTCCTTTTACATAGCTCCAAATGCTGTGCGtgatttctaaaatgttaaatagcCCAGCGGTCAAATGTCATTGaattgtaactttttaaatgatgaattgcaatacatgtgcattttattattataatacaataatatttgctGTTATTTCATTACAAGTGCATATTGCTTTTATTGTGCATTGCaatcaataatatattattctatattatggagaaaaaaaaaattgtgcttttggaAATCGACGCCTAATCCGTTTTGGTTgtctttttgtattaaaattgaaaaacaattgtgtaactaaaataatcaaatgcaacaatatctttattatttagttCACCCTGGCTTGAGTTTATGCGCCATATATTCCAGCACAGATTTAcgtttcctctcctctctctctctcataacaGCTATTACAGAACTATGTCCATAAGGAAAAGTGATTTGATTTTAACAGCGGGGCATCCGCTGAGATCCGCGTTCTTTggcttttttaaatagacagtGCGAAGTGGAAGTCAATTATGCTCAAATGAAGATGTCTTTCATGATTATATGAAGTGAAGTCCACCCCTACGACGTGTCCAAACCAGACACGTTACGTCCCCATTGTCCTCGCAGTCACAGctaatcagaacagatttgatatttaatatgcaatcaACTGCAGCGCATCGTTAGCGGAATGAAATGTCCTTTACTCGGGATCACCACGTGATGGCAGCATGACCGCAGCAGACAAACACGTCCAGATCAGCATGAGCCACTGCCGACGTTTAAAGTAGGCCTCATCGACCAGAGCTGGATGTTAATGATCCGGTAGACAACTTTTTCTGGAGAGTGATGGGAAAGACAATACCCTATaccttaggaaaaaaaaaaaaaaaaaaatatatatatatatacacacacacacacacacacacacacacacacacacacacacacacacacacatatatatatatatatatatatatatatatatatatacacacacacacacacacacacacacacacattgtcttTCCCATCACTCTCCAGATGCATGCTATGTTGCTATCAAAGTTGCTACAGATACGCCGCAGGTCTgtagattaaaaatgtatttactgtttgaATTTCATATTGGAAAAGGCAAAATTTGAAAGCTTTGTATCAGATTTACATGGGCATCGTGAGAGCGCGAGACAGAGCCTGAAAGCGAGTGTCAACCCTGCTTTAGGACTTTTTTCTCTCCGGTTATAAAAGCCAGCATGAAATCGGGGTGGTGGGTGTATTTGTGTGGACAAAGGAATAAGGTTATCTGTAACTATGGTTGCAGGTGTTAATCGAGGTTATCATGACTCACAGAAGggatttgtcttttttaaggTCTGTCCCCTTGGTTACTGTTGCTAGGCCTGACAGGCTTTACAGAACCtctgataaataattataaactaaGTTTAAGAGTAACTCGAGTGTTAACAAATCAAGAGATATTTTCACATGCAGGCTGAAAAAGAATGTGATGAAAAGCgttaaaaatggcataaaaataaatcgTGTTTCTTCTAAAACTATCCAGCTGCACATTAAGGCTATTttcctgctgtttgtttttattctaaGTCATTGTGAGCACGTTGGGCTTAATGTGCCTACAGCTGAATCACAGACAAGCTTGCGTGATGCTGCCTTCACTGACATTTATTCGAACAAAGAAGCATGTTCCCGGTGCTCAAATAGAAGAGCATGGCAGTAATACTGACAAGGCCAATGGTTTGACTCCCAGAGAATCAGGACCTGATCAAATATATCCACCGAATGCATCGTAGCGCTTTGAATTAAAGCGTCTACCCACGCTAAAAATGTCCACTTTCTGTGTTTTAACTGCTGTGAACATTACAAAGAAGACCAGGACATTTTCTTAGGAATAGCGTGCTATGACCCATTCACCATATGAATCATTCTCAATTGAACCAGAACCCTGTATTAAGAACGGGggcacatttcattttcaaaattcataGTGACTTTAACCTCAGTGACAATCACCTAGGGTGGCTGGGCCTCTGGGTCTCGTGGAGGCTGTGACCTGCGCTGCGTCTGTCCTTTTCAAGACGTATGAGGCCTTGAGTGCTCCCTCAGTCTAATTCAACATGACAGATCAGTGAGATGGACACTGGGAGAGGACTAAAGGAAAAAGAAGTgaacagaaaatgaaatgacagTGAAGATGAAAGCGAGGTATGTTCTTAGCGTGCAGACCGTGTGCAGTAATgacaataatgaaatattattactggtGAGCTTGTGGCTGAAGGAAAGTAATGCAGACCCTAAAAGGGAATATGCACGCTGGATTTCTCTGTGGTTAACAAGTCGCACGTCACACATCGTTCAAACGTACTTCAGGTGgtgtagttttattaaaatgtaattggacATCTCTCACATCAACATCTTTACAATTATTCATGTTATGACTAAAATGGAAGCGCAATTATAATTTGATATACAACATATATTGGTTAGAAAATATATTCCTGCTTATTTTTACgtatttaacaacaaaaagaataatttcTATACAAAAGGTTGTAAGCGTCATTTACAATTTTTCCACACTTGATCTGAAGCTTGTAATGGATTGACTGAACCTCCGAAACGGTATTATGTTTATAGGTTAGAGAACATATATGTGCTGTGGTCTTTGACCGCCACCGAAACACGATGATAAGTGCACACAGGGAATTTGCTGAAAACAGAAGCTAGAAAGCaactctaaaaacaaaaaaaataaataaaccatggCAAAATATGTAAATCAGGTCTGTGTTTATGTACGCTGTGGTAATATTTGATCTGGTAGCCATTCTTGTTCAAAAGCATGTTCCTCTGAACACCGCGTCTAAAGCAAACTCGAAATCCTCTGTTTTCATGTAAACTCGTTTTTTGCCCTTAACAGTGATGACCACAGCTGCATACTAAACTTCAGATATGCCCTAATTAGCTGTGATTGTCACGTCACGTGGCGTTTGTTTTCAGCCGACCTGTCTGATCCTGTCTGCTTTGGGCACGGTGTAAAAGGCCTGTTAACACCAAGaatgaaaactataataatgACTACATTAGCATCCACATGTCCATAACGTTCTGTTTCTTATAAGCGCGCATTGCAGATGTGTCTTCTGCCGCTTTAAATGCTCAAGCTCTTTAACGTCTTGTGGATTCTGATCGGATGTCAGTGTTTATATCTTTCATTAACTGGAAAACAATTGGGATCCCAATAATATTCTTTctctgtatataatatatatatataatacatgtgtaaataaaacagaagcgAAGTACAAAGTATTTTATTGGCACCAGTAGTTCTATGTTGAACCTTGAACATCCACTGAAGATTTCAAATGCAGGTTCTTTATAGTCGAAAAcgtaaatttttaaaatgttgttttaggaagtgttcactgaaaggttctttggggaaccaaaaaaggttcttctatggcatgaCTGCAAAAACACCCTTTTGGAAGCTTTCATGTTTAAGAGTTTATGTATCGAAGTATGTTTTTCAAGAAAATTCTTTCAGTCTGTTTACTTTCCagtaacatttcacatttaattaaatgtgctgattgacatttttttttttataagtttcaataaaaagtactttctaatttttttttttgtgcacttgTGGTGTGaactattattaaaactttatagttATCATCCTTGGTGTGAACAGCTTTTAAGGTTACAGCGGGGGATGGATTTGCCTTCAGTTCATAATAGGTCATCTTTATTTGAGCATAATTCGAGTTATCCACAAAGTCAAATTATGCAAAACGTGAGTTAATGCCAAGCAACAACACAAAACCTACATACTGtttatctttcatttaaaatttacataGATTAAAATCGCCAGCCACGCGTCGCCTTCTCCGCCTGTCCATGTACAGTCCGTTCACTCAGTGCAATCCGTGCATGTCTATATGACACTGGAGCCcatgcattaaaaacagcaatgcaGGACAAAGTCAGTGTGTGGTCAGGGCTCTCGTTCTCCTTCGTCCTTCTCCGCCGTCTCAGAAGTCCATGGATATGGAGCGTTGTCCCGGGTCCACCACGGTGGTGTTGTTGCTACGAGCACTGCCATGGTTTCGGATGGTAATGCTCCCGCAGCCACTTCCGATGCTGCCCGCAGCCCCTCCTACGCTCCCACCCCTCACGTAGATTTCACAGGGGATCTCCTCCATCACGCGGTCCTCGATCACCTGCTCGGCGCAGTCGTGAGTCTGTTTGTAGCCATAGCAGCTCTTCTTGTAGGTGCCGGTGTTGCTGCTGTTGAAGGTCTTCATGGGCGGTGGCTTGGAGAAATCGTTGTGGTAAGAGAGCTCCATCGAGCTGAGCGTGGTGCGGCTCTGCTTGGTGCTGCCGCTCGAGGGGGCCTGGGTGCCACAGTGGTGCTCGTGGATGCAGCGAGACATGGTGGAGGAGCGACGCAGCTTATGGTAGCCATCCAGCTCATCCGACAGCTCGGCCAGGTCTGACGACAGCTCCTTGTCACGGAGGGAAAAGAGCTCATAGTTGGGGGGATCGAAGACCTCTTGGAAGCCGCCCTTGTTGAAGACCGCCGGACGACGGGCCACTACTTTCTTACGCGGTTGCTTCATTTGCACCAGGATGGAGATGATGAGCAAGACCAGGACCACGCCGGCAGAGATGCCGATTACAGTGCCGTGCGTTTTTGTGATTTGGTGAAAGAGTCCTTTGGACTTTGTCTCTGAGGGTGGAGATACAAAGAGCGACatttaaacatacttttaatagttaaaatctAGTTATATAGcgtatttaaaaagcattaagaaatttttttaacttgaaattAGATTCACTCGAGTTTGCTGCATGAATACAATGTGTGGACAGAGAAAATACATCACAAAATAATAGATATGTTTGAATTTGATAGTTGCTCACAACTTCAAAAAGAGAATAGTTGAATTGTGAACGAAAAGTCTGGtgcataatttatatttatgcattaagcAGATTATTGTATCTAAAGTGACTTAAAATAGAGAAGCAGAAGCAATTCATCACAGAGCCAACAATATTCGTAGTATACAATGCCACATTTATTAGTAGGCTAGCttagaagaaaatatataaatattatcagAGAGAAAGGCAGAAAGGATAAAGAAAGGTGTTTTGCTAGTGCACTGGTTTATAGTGCAGGTGAAGATGATGCGTCTTCAGCTGCCTCAGCTGAAAtaaacttttagttttattgtttttaagtagtttatagttttattttattatttttaacatttgaaaaggCAGGTTACTGCAGCACAAGCAGGAACAGTTACTTTTTCTTTTGGCTGCGCAACTCAAATGcgtcaaaataatattaatattactaataatattatttaagaaaattaaaatggtttctAAAGGATCAGGTGACACTGAAAAATgccatcacagcaataaatgacacattaaaagttattaaaatagaaaagtatgaaatttttttaaaagtcttattGACCCGAGATTTTGGTATAGTGTGTatattcaaaaattaattttccatAATccaaatgatataaaaaaaaaacaagaacactaAAAGGTGCTACAAAAACAGAAGGGTTTTATTCAGAGAAGAATAGCATTTTAACTACAAACAGAGGTTACTGTTTCAGGTGTTGCAGGTGAGGAAACAGAAGGCGGTGTTTATGCAGCAACTCACCCTTACAGTGGTTCTCATCCCAGGGGTAAACGCAG is drawn from Puntigrus tetrazona isolate hp1 chromosome 7, ASM1883169v1, whole genome shotgun sequence and contains these coding sequences:
- the dnaja2a gene encoding dnaJ homolog subfamily A member 2a, with amino-acid sequence MSNVADSKLYDILGVSPSASENELKKAYRKLAKEYHPDKNPNAGDKFKEISFAYEVLTNPEKRDLYDRYGEQGLREGGCGGGGMDDIFSHIFGGGLFGFMGGQGRSRNGGRRRGEDMVHPLKVSLEDLYNGKTTKLQLSKNVLCSTCNGQGGKSGAVQKCTACRGRGMRIMIRQLAPGMVQQMQSVCTDCNGEGEVISEKDRCKKCEGKKVVKEVKILEVHVDKGMKHGQKITFGGEADQAPGLEPGDIVLVLQEKEHETYRREGNDLSMTHKIGLVEALCGFHFTLKHLDGRQIVVKYPAGKVIEPGSVRVVRGEGMPQYRNPFEKGDLFIKFDVQFPDNNWLSPEKLTELEDLLPTRADPPVISGDAEEVELQEFVSQSSSGGHRREAYNDSSDEEGGHHGPGVQCAHQ